One window from the genome of Pseudanabaena yagii GIHE-NHR1 encodes:
- a CDS encoding carbohydrate kinase family protein has product MPRVICLGEVLIDQIAEDAGVPYDQVNTWKPYLGGAPANVACGLAKLGTPVSLISAVGQDATGADLLKQLGVAGVETSGVQVHPEAVTREVYVTRDAKGDRHFNRFNGDAQTVFADTLLSAEHLPAHLFVDAKFLVLGTLGLANPQTSRAIGRALKLAEENFVKVIVDVNWRAMFWKHPEQVAKLLPVLLRYTDFLKLTEDEAKLLFRLTSPAAIAQAYSHLEGIIITNGDKDCRYYLGEKQSKHPAFPVYSIDTTGAGDAFLAAFIHKIYHRPLTHLQDPQFADEVIAYASAAGALSTLDMGAIAGQPNDRQIREFLAMREAKH; this is encoded by the coding sequence ATGCCGCGTGTAATTTGCCTTGGCGAAGTCTTAATCGATCAAATTGCTGAAGATGCGGGTGTTCCCTATGACCAAGTGAATACTTGGAAACCCTATTTAGGTGGAGCACCTGCTAATGTTGCCTGTGGCTTAGCCAAGCTGGGAACACCAGTTAGTTTAATTAGTGCTGTGGGACAAGATGCCACAGGAGCCGACTTACTTAAGCAATTGGGGGTCGCAGGTGTAGAAACTTCGGGGGTACAGGTGCATCCTGAAGCTGTCACCCGTGAAGTATATGTCACCCGTGATGCTAAGGGCGATCGCCATTTCAATCGTTTTAATGGTGATGCTCAGACCGTATTTGCTGATACTTTACTATCGGCAGAGCATTTGCCAGCGCATTTATTTGTCGATGCCAAGTTCCTTGTATTAGGTACTCTGGGGCTAGCTAATCCTCAAACTTCAAGGGCAATCGGTCGAGCACTCAAGCTTGCCGAAGAGAATTTTGTAAAGGTCATCGTTGATGTGAACTGGCGAGCCATGTTTTGGAAGCATCCTGAACAGGTGGCTAAGTTGTTACCAGTATTGCTGCGATACACTGATTTCCTGAAACTAACTGAAGATGAAGCCAAGCTGCTCTTTCGGTTAACTAGTCCTGCGGCGATCGCTCAAGCCTATAGCCATCTTGAAGGCATTATCATTACCAATGGCGATAAGGACTGTCGCTATTATTTAGGCGAAAAACAGAGCAAACATCCTGCTTTTCCTGTCTATTCGATTGATACAACAGGTGCGGGGGATGCATTTTTAGCTGCCTTCATTCATAAGATCTATCATCGACCACTGACCCACCTGCAAGATCCGCAATTTGCCGATGAGGTAATTGCCTATGCCAGTGCCGCAGGTGCATTATCCACTCTGGATATGGGAGCGATCGCAGGACAACCAAACGATCGCCAAATTCGTGAATTTTTAGCTATGCGCGAAGCAAAACACTAA
- the cphA gene encoding cyanophycin synthetase, which translates to MKILKIQTLRGPNYWSIQRHQLVVARLDLEGFQVQRASFYQNLTKVLPSLAGKDIAQHQNLSDADFLAEVVKDIAIALQGYVGMKVEFGAIRATVEPNVYQVVFEYQTEQAGRYAARAAVRICTSILETGTYATSELQEDLKDLRDIRLDGQLGPSTESIVAEAKARNIPWLELGSRAMIQLGYGVHQSRIQATLSNKTGILAVELACDKEGTKQILRDSGVPVPRGTTIRSPKYLEDAIAEVGGFPIVIKPLNGNHGRGITIDVRTIKEAIDAFDMAQEVSEEVIIERFHTGRDHRVLVINGKFVAVAERVPANVTGDGVSTISQLIEITNQDPRRGDGHDNVLTRIEIDRTSLDILARQGFTLESVPPKGQVCYLKATANLSTGGVSVDRTDEIHPENVWLAERVARIIGLDIAGIDVVTEDISLPVRETDGAIVEVNAAPGFRMHTAPSIGTPRNVAAPVIEMLFPPSSPTRVPIVAITGTNGKTTTTRLIAHIFKQTGKRIGYTTTDGIYIGECLVEKGDTTGPYSAQVILRDPTVEVAVLETARGGILRSGLGFDGCDVGVVMNVEADHLGIGDIDTIDDLARLKSVVVRTALPSGYAVLNADDPLVVAMAKEVQAKVAYFSMNTDNPLITSHIAQGGLAAIYEEGYLTILKGDWKLRIEEAVNVPLTLGGRAAFNIQNSLAASLAAFTQDVQIEQIRQGLATFVASSAQTPGRMNLFDLGKYHALVDYAHNPAGFKAIADFIQKWEGEAIGVIGAPGDRRDEDIIELGQLAAGMFSRIFIKEDKDLRGRKPRVVADLLRQGVEEVNSNIPCITILDEAEALTAALDSAPQSSLVVVFPDKVDAAIAIIEARKSKLQ; encoded by the coding sequence ATGAAAATTCTCAAAATCCAAACATTACGGGGTCCAAACTATTGGAGTATTCAACGGCATCAGCTTGTAGTTGCACGCCTAGATTTAGAGGGTTTTCAAGTACAACGGGCTAGTTTTTATCAAAACCTAACTAAGGTTTTGCCAAGTCTAGCGGGGAAAGATATTGCTCAACATCAAAATCTAAGTGATGCTGACTTTTTAGCAGAAGTCGTGAAAGACATTGCGATCGCTTTGCAGGGCTATGTCGGCATGAAGGTCGAGTTTGGTGCAATCCGAGCAACGGTTGAGCCAAATGTTTATCAAGTGGTCTTTGAATATCAAACCGAACAAGCGGGACGTTATGCAGCGCGGGCAGCAGTCAGGATTTGCACGAGTATTCTGGAAACGGGAACCTATGCCACCAGTGAGCTACAAGAGGATCTCAAGGATTTAAGGGATATTCGTCTTGACGGTCAATTAGGTCCAAGTACCGAGTCGATAGTTGCTGAGGCGAAGGCAAGAAATATCCCTTGGTTAGAGCTAGGTAGCCGAGCCATGATTCAATTGGGCTATGGTGTGCATCAAAGCCGTATTCAAGCAACCTTGTCTAATAAAACAGGAATTTTAGCGGTTGAACTAGCCTGCGATAAAGAGGGAACTAAACAAATTTTGCGGGATTCGGGCGTGCCTGTGCCGAGGGGAACGACAATCCGATCGCCTAAATATTTAGAAGATGCGATCGCCGAAGTTGGCGGTTTTCCGATCGTGATTAAACCGCTCAATGGTAATCATGGACGCGGAATCACTATTGATGTACGAACGATTAAAGAAGCGATCGATGCTTTTGACATGGCGCAGGAAGTCTCAGAGGAAGTAATTATTGAGCGCTTCCATACAGGTCGGGATCATCGCGTCTTGGTAATTAATGGCAAATTTGTAGCTGTGGCTGAGCGTGTGCCAGCAAATGTTACTGGTGATGGCGTATCCACGATTTCGCAATTAATTGAAATTACCAATCAAGATCCTCGTCGTGGAGATGGTCATGATAATGTGCTTACCCGTATTGAAATTGATCGCACGAGTTTAGATATTCTTGCCAGACAAGGCTTTACCCTCGAATCCGTACCTCCTAAAGGACAGGTTTGTTATCTCAAGGCAACTGCCAACCTCAGTACAGGAGGCGTATCTGTAGATCGCACCGATGAGATTCACCCAGAAAATGTTTGGTTGGCGGAACGAGTTGCTCGCATTATCGGACTCGATATCGCAGGGATTGATGTCGTTACTGAAGATATTTCCTTACCAGTACGCGAAACAGATGGCGCGATCGTCGAGGTCAATGCTGCCCCCGGATTTAGGATGCATACAGCGCCGAGCATCGGTACACCGCGTAATGTTGCTGCGCCTGTAATTGAGATGTTATTCCCCCCGAGTTCGCCGACGAGAGTTCCCATTGTGGCAATTACGGGTACAAATGGTAAAACTACGACCACACGCTTGATTGCTCATATTTTCAAACAAACAGGTAAGCGGATTGGCTATACCACTACCGACGGTATTTACATTGGCGAATGCTTAGTCGAAAAAGGCGATACGACTGGTCCCTATAGCGCTCAAGTGATTCTGCGCGATCCTACCGTCGAAGTCGCTGTACTCGAAACTGCGAGGGGGGGCATTTTGCGATCGGGCTTAGGCTTTGATGGTTGTGATGTCGGGGTAGTGATGAATGTGGAAGCGGATCACCTTGGTATTGGTGACATTGATACCATTGACGATCTCGCAAGGTTGAAGAGTGTCGTTGTCAGAACTGCTTTACCCAGTGGCTATGCGGTGCTCAATGCCGATGATCCATTAGTTGTGGCGATGGCAAAAGAAGTACAAGCCAAGGTTGCTTACTTCAGCATGAATACTGACAATCCTTTGATTACCTCCCACATTGCCCAAGGTGGACTTGCAGCCATTTATGAAGAAGGATATCTCACCATTCTCAAGGGTGACTGGAAACTACGGATCGAAGAAGCGGTAAATGTACCTTTAACCCTCGGTGGTCGTGCTGCATTTAATATTCAAAATTCTCTCGCCGCGAGCTTAGCCGCCTTTACACAAGATGTCCAGATCGAACAAATTCGTCAGGGCTTAGCCACCTTTGTTGCCTCCAGCGCCCAAACCCCCGGACGGATGAACTTGTTTGACTTGGGTAAATATCACGCCTTAGTTGACTATGCTCACAACCCTGCGGGATTTAAAGCGATCGCCGATTTTATCCAAAAGTGGGAAGGTGAAGCGATCGGTGTCATTGGTGCACCAGGCGATCGCCGTGATGAGGACATCATTGAACTGGGGCAACTAGCGGCAGGTATGTTTAGTCGCATTTTTATTAAAGAAGACAAAGACTTACGGGGACGTAAGCCTCGTGTGGTAGCGGATCTCCTGCGTCAAGGTGTGGAGGAAGTAAATAGCAATATTCCCTGTATTACAATTCTTGATGAAGCGGAAGCCCTCACAGCAGCTTTGGATAGCGCCCCTCAGAGCAGTCTCGTTGTTGTATTCCCCGATAAAGTGGATGCAGCTATTGCTATCATTGAAGCGCGAAAGTCTAAATTGCAATAA
- a CDS encoding GNAT family N-acetyltransferase — protein MQSFPVLGNTIRPLQHRDLEFIQRFASPQDLEQIAVSDLSGCRSRQKINLHQLASWLPAPVQVLLKPYVRAYVSECNGVIQGFIRVSPFNNNSSTWKIDRVVVLPEAHNGQTNVGTQLIRYCLESCLEARTWVLQVDINQKDMIALYRQNGFQPLAQFTDWEISAESLKELAQHSPDLPNLMPVSNADASLLYQLDTAAMPPQIRQVYDLNVDDFRAKVIDKLINHGSLLINQLQDVSGYVYEPQRKAAIGYFYLLLQRPAANQSSEKLVHHCQLTVHPAYTWLYPELTSQIAQIVTKQSPEGSSLQLSSADYQPEREDYLERIQAQRQGHSLLMARSVWHKIRETKPVLDGLQLSRMLSGLQPNQKPIPGRIETLPQQHQHTDEPL, from the coding sequence TGCAATCTTTCCCAGTGCTTGGTAACACGATCCGTCCGCTTCAACATCGAGATCTAGAGTTTATCCAGCGATTTGCTTCGCCCCAAGATCTCGAACAGATTGCTGTCAGCGATCTTAGTGGATGTCGCAGTCGTCAGAAAATTAATTTGCATCAGCTCGCTAGCTGGTTGCCTGCACCTGTACAAGTCCTCCTTAAGCCCTATGTAAGAGCCTATGTCTCAGAATGCAATGGGGTTATTCAAGGCTTTATTCGGGTTTCACCTTTTAATAACAACAGCAGTACTTGGAAGATCGATCGCGTGGTGGTTTTACCTGAAGCCCATAACGGTCAGACCAATGTCGGTACACAACTAATCCGCTATTGCCTAGAGTCTTGCTTAGAGGCGAGGACATGGGTCTTGCAGGTTGATATCAACCAAAAAGACATGATTGCCCTCTATCGTCAAAATGGATTTCAACCGCTCGCTCAATTTACAGATTGGGAGATCAGTGCTGAGAGCCTAAAGGAGCTAGCACAGCATTCTCCTGATTTGCCCAATTTGATGCCCGTTAGTAATGCTGATGCGAGTTTACTCTATCAACTAGATACGGCGGCGATGCCACCACAGATTCGTCAGGTTTACGATCTCAATGTTGATGATTTCCGAGCTAAGGTGATCGACAAACTGATTAATCATGGTTCCTTGCTGATTAACCAGTTGCAAGATGTCTCTGGCTATGTCTATGAGCCTCAACGTAAAGCAGCGATCGGTTACTTTTACTTACTATTACAACGTCCTGCCGCAAATCAATCCAGCGAAAAGCTTGTCCACCATTGCCAGCTTACGGTACATCCTGCCTATACATGGCTTTATCCTGAACTAACTTCGCAAATTGCCCAAATAGTTACCAAGCAATCTCCTGAAGGATCAAGCTTGCAACTGTCCTCGGCAGACTATCAGCCTGAGCGCGAAGATTATTTAGAAAGAATTCAGGCTCAACGTCAAGGTCATTCTTTACTAATGGCGCGATCGGTATGGCATAAAATCCGTGAGACTAAGCCTGTGCTCGATGGCTTACAACTATCGCGAATGTTGTCAGGTTTACAGCCAAACCAAAAGCCAATTCCCGGACGCATTGAGACATTGCCTCAACAGCATCAGCATACTGATGAGCCTCTCTAG
- a CDS encoding DUF2499 domain-containing protein codes for MHALSLPTWIIHVSSVIEWVLAIWLIWQYDKQNPDRGWRGLAWAMFPALVSAMCAVTWHFFDNADSLEWLVTVQAAMTLVGNCTLAIATYFIWKISRSVET; via the coding sequence ATGCACGCTCTCTCTTTGCCAACTTGGATAATTCATGTCTCTAGCGTGATCGAATGGGTTTTAGCGATTTGGCTCATTTGGCAATATGACAAGCAAAATCCCGATCGCGGATGGCGCGGTTTAGCATGGGCGATGTTTCCCGCTTTGGTGAGTGCCATGTGTGCTGTGACTTGGCATTTTTTTGATAATGCTGACTCTTTAGAATGGTTAGTAACCGTTCAAGCTGCCATGACCTTAGTGGGTAATTGCACTTTAGCGATCGCTACCTATTTCATTTGGAAAATTTCGCGATCGGTCGAAACTTGA